One window of Mangrovibacterium diazotrophicum genomic DNA carries:
- a CDS encoding family 78 glycoside hydrolase catalytic domain — translation MKRLTVLFLSLNLLFACSAPKMNIRISECSVEGFSTSLALIETQHPRFSWKMQSDLDGNSQSAYEIVVGLDSKDVEKNPVWNSGKVESKQSQLTAFAGQSLKAGTKYFWKVKVWDEKGKESGWSEVNSFQFGLPDEADWNGAKWIGYEDLPAEKRLVEGISGYGDASKDKVEERAVIPMFRKQFEVTGDLASATLFISGLGQYEASLNGQKVGDAFLAPGWTHYDKTALYNSYDVTELLEKGDNTLGAIVGNTFHYNNRERYRKLIIAYGFPKLICKLQLKYTDGRTETIVSDSSWKTSPSPITYSGIYGGEDYDANLEQPGWNKAGFDDQAWQTVKLVQAPTGQLKADPNHPVKVMSTFEPVAINQINDSVWVYDFGQNASGIIDVTLKGEKGQTVKFSPGECLKDDGSVSQRGSGSPYYFKYTLKGEGSVGWKPRFSYVGFRYVQVEGACPDSVDSQFPTVEKIQSLHTRNSTTQVGTFACCNELFNQIFELINWGIKSNLQSVMTDCPTREKLGWIEQTQLMGTSVHFNFDIYKLYQKLIADMEDAQTDEGLVPSIVPEYINFEYYDAAFRDSPEWGSASIILPWLIYKWYGDAEVMTQAWPMMLRYMSYLESKATDNILSHGLGDWYDVGPNEPGFAQLTPVPLVATATYFYDAQLMAKVAAKLDKKDQADHFEELAQKIKTAFNLEFSRADSASYATGSQTSLAMPLSLGLVDKANEPIVLDNLIEQIESDGKAITAGDVGFHYLVDALTRFGKSELLYEMNNRDDVPGYGYQLKMGANSLAESWQALPSKSLNHLMLGHLMEWFYQGLGGIRQADNSVAYKSIVIQPEIVDDLTFANVSFNSPYGTIVSNWTKKEDSFTLHVEVPVNTTAKVILPLEGDVRAWALQSAEKSTELVKPLEKVNGKSAFEIQSGSYEFEIKMKQ, via the coding sequence ATGAAACGACTGACTGTACTTTTTTTAAGCCTGAACCTCCTTTTTGCCTGCTCCGCTCCGAAGATGAATATTCGGATTTCGGAGTGCTCGGTTGAGGGATTTTCAACCTCGTTGGCATTAATCGAGACTCAACATCCTCGTTTTAGCTGGAAGATGCAATCTGATCTTGATGGGAATAGTCAGTCTGCCTATGAAATTGTCGTTGGGCTGGATTCAAAAGATGTCGAAAAAAATCCTGTTTGGAATTCGGGTAAAGTAGAATCAAAACAATCGCAATTAACAGCCTTTGCCGGTCAGTCATTAAAAGCCGGAACCAAATATTTCTGGAAAGTGAAAGTTTGGGATGAAAAGGGGAAGGAATCCGGTTGGAGTGAAGTTAACTCCTTCCAATTTGGCTTGCCGGATGAAGCCGATTGGAACGGTGCAAAGTGGATTGGTTACGAAGATCTGCCTGCCGAAAAAAGACTGGTCGAAGGAATTAGTGGCTATGGCGACGCGTCGAAAGACAAGGTGGAGGAACGCGCTGTCATTCCCATGTTTCGTAAGCAGTTTGAAGTGACTGGTGATCTGGCTTCAGCGACACTTTTTATCAGTGGTTTGGGGCAATATGAAGCATCGCTTAACGGACAAAAAGTAGGTGATGCTTTCCTGGCTCCCGGTTGGACGCACTACGATAAAACAGCTTTGTACAACAGTTACGATGTAACGGAATTGCTCGAGAAAGGAGATAATACGCTGGGCGCAATCGTTGGTAATACCTTTCATTACAACAACCGCGAGCGCTACCGGAAACTGATTATTGCCTACGGTTTTCCAAAATTGATCTGCAAATTGCAACTAAAATATACAGACGGTCGCACGGAAACAATTGTCTCCGATTCCAGCTGGAAAACGTCTCCGTCGCCAATAACCTACAGTGGAATTTATGGCGGGGAGGATTATGATGCGAACTTGGAACAACCGGGCTGGAACAAAGCTGGTTTTGACGATCAGGCCTGGCAGACCGTGAAATTGGTGCAGGCTCCGACAGGGCAATTAAAAGCGGATCCGAATCATCCGGTGAAAGTTATGTCGACTTTCGAGCCGGTTGCGATCAATCAAATAAATGATTCAGTTTGGGTTTACGATTTTGGACAAAATGCCTCAGGAATTATCGATGTAACACTAAAAGGAGAAAAAGGCCAAACCGTTAAATTTTCTCCGGGCGAGTGTTTGAAAGATGATGGTTCCGTTAGTCAGCGAGGCAGTGGTTCTCCTTATTACTTTAAATATACGTTGAAAGGAGAAGGCTCAGTAGGCTGGAAACCTCGGTTCTCGTATGTTGGTTTTCGGTACGTGCAGGTTGAAGGAGCATGCCCTGATTCTGTTGATTCACAATTTCCGACTGTGGAGAAAATACAATCCCTGCATACCCGAAACTCGACTACTCAGGTTGGAACATTCGCTTGTTGCAATGAGCTTTTCAATCAAATTTTTGAGCTGATCAACTGGGGCATCAAAAGCAATCTGCAGTCGGTGATGACCGATTGCCCAACCCGTGAAAAGCTGGGCTGGATTGAGCAAACCCAGTTGATGGGAACGAGCGTACACTTCAATTTCGACATTTATAAGCTTTACCAAAAGCTGATTGCGGACATGGAAGACGCCCAGACCGATGAAGGTTTGGTGCCGAGCATTGTGCCCGAATACATCAATTTTGAGTATTACGATGCCGCTTTTCGCGATTCGCCCGAGTGGGGCAGCGCGTCCATTATCCTACCCTGGCTGATTTACAAATGGTATGGCGATGCCGAGGTGATGACGCAGGCCTGGCCAATGATGCTGCGTTACATGAGTTATCTGGAAAGTAAGGCAACTGACAATATTCTTTCGCACGGTTTGGGCGATTGGTACGATGTTGGGCCGAATGAGCCGGGATTTGCGCAATTGACACCGGTTCCGCTGGTGGCAACAGCCACCTATTTCTACGATGCACAATTGATGGCTAAAGTTGCGGCTAAACTGGATAAAAAAGATCAGGCTGACCATTTCGAAGAGTTGGCTCAAAAGATTAAAACGGCGTTCAATCTTGAATTTTCCAGAGCAGATTCGGCCAGTTATGCAACAGGTAGTCAAACGTCTTTGGCAATGCCGCTGAGCCTCGGTTTGGTTGACAAGGCAAATGAGCCTATAGTTCTGGATAATTTGATCGAACAAATTGAATCGGATGGTAAAGCAATTACGGCGGGCGATGTTGGATTTCACTACCTGGTGGATGCGCTGACCCGCTTCGGGAAATCGGAATTGCTTTACGAAATGAATAACCGCGACGATGTTCCCGGCTATGGCTATCAGCTGAAAATGGGAGCCAATTCGCTGGCTGAGTCGTGGCAGGCTTTGCCTTCAAAATCGTTAAATCATCTCATGCTGGGTCACCTGATGGAATGGTTTTACCAAGGCTTGGGAGGTATCCGGCAAGCAGACAATTCGGTAGCATATAAATCGATCGTCATTCAACCGGAGATCGTTGACGATCTGACTTTTGCGAATGTGTCTTTCAATTCTCCATACGGAACAATCGTCAGTAATTGGACGAAGAAGGAAGACTCATTTACGCTGCATGTGGAGGTTCCGGTGAATACGACAGCCAAGGTAATCCTACCACTGGAGGGAGATGTGCGGGCCTGGGCTTTACAATCGGCGGAAAAGTCTACAGAACTGGTTAAGCCGCTGGAGAAAGTAAATGGTAAGTCAGCCTTTGAAATTCAATCGGGTAGCTACGAATTTGAAATCAAAATGAAACAATAA
- a CDS encoding RagB/SusD family nutrient uptake outer membrane protein: MKKLIILFTLFSMWSCTNLDEEVYDTIVSDDFYQTEKQVLAAAGPAYNELRGLVQVSGMWGINELSTDEAVLPTRGIHWDNGGIYRRLALHTWTSEEGYFNDAWKYVYNTISNCNRILYQFDLIEDKSDALISIMNELKAVRAFAYFSGMDAFGNIPIVEDFDVPDGYAPENNTRAEVFEFIRSELESSLDVLSKAKDMTTYGRMHYYAAQAILAKLYLNAEVYVGEEMWDECISACDDIITNGGYSLASDYYSNFAIENEGSSENIFVIPFDDTYTTTWGYMNQFQYWTLHFTANKTFNMEAGGWNGFCAMPSFYRSYDENDIRRNCWLVGPQLSSSGEQLYCNQELAGKPLSYSIDLTSLEGSYEDEGARLAKYDYTGAKNWTVSCDYAVIRYADVLLMKAEAVMRKNGGAATDVAVDLVNEVRTRAFEDPSGKLYTTSTLTMDAMLAERGWEFAGEGWRRNDQVRFSDFTQGRWTFKDSDSPETRSIYPIPQPQLNSNPNLDQNPGY, translated from the coding sequence ATGAAAAAACTAATAATACTATTTACATTGTTCAGCATGTGGTCGTGTACAAACCTGGATGAGGAAGTGTACGATACCATCGTGAGTGACGATTTTTATCAGACTGAAAAACAGGTGCTGGCTGCAGCAGGGCCTGCATATAACGAATTAAGAGGCTTGGTTCAGGTGTCCGGCATGTGGGGCATTAACGAACTGTCTACCGACGAGGCGGTATTACCGACCCGGGGAATCCACTGGGATAACGGTGGAATTTATCGCCGTTTGGCTTTGCATACCTGGACTTCGGAAGAAGGATATTTCAACGATGCATGGAAGTATGTTTACAACACCATTTCAAACTGTAACCGAATTTTATACCAGTTCGATCTTATTGAAGATAAAAGCGATGCCTTGATCAGCATTATGAATGAACTGAAAGCCGTTAGGGCCTTCGCTTATTTCAGTGGAATGGACGCATTTGGAAATATTCCGATCGTAGAAGATTTCGACGTTCCGGATGGTTATGCTCCGGAGAACAACACGCGTGCGGAAGTTTTTGAATTTATACGTTCTGAATTGGAAAGTAGTCTCGATGTATTGAGTAAAGCCAAGGATATGACGACGTACGGTCGCATGCACTACTATGCTGCACAAGCTATTCTGGCTAAATTATATCTAAATGCAGAAGTGTATGTTGGTGAGGAAATGTGGGATGAATGTATTTCAGCCTGCGATGATATTATTACTAACGGAGGTTATTCGTTGGCTAGCGATTATTATTCAAACTTCGCGATTGAGAATGAAGGTTCCTCGGAAAATATTTTTGTGATTCCTTTCGACGATACTTATACAACTACCTGGGGATATATGAACCAGTTTCAATATTGGACTTTACATTTTACAGCCAACAAAACCTTTAACATGGAGGCCGGAGGATGGAATGGTTTCTGTGCGATGCCCTCGTTCTACCGCTCCTACGATGAAAATGATATTCGAAGGAATTGTTGGTTAGTTGGCCCTCAATTATCATCCAGTGGCGAACAACTTTATTGTAATCAGGAGTTAGCTGGTAAGCCTCTTTCATATTCTATAGACCTGACTTCTCTTGAAGGATCATACGAAGACGAAGGGGCTCGTTTAGCTAAGTATGATTACACTGGTGCTAAGAACTGGACTGTCTCTTGCGATTATGCGGTGATTCGTTATGCCGATGTATTATTGATGAAAGCGGAAGCTGTGATGCGTAAAAACGGTGGCGCAGCAACTGATGTGGCTGTTGATTTGGTAAATGAAGTGAGAACGAGAGCTTTCGAAGATCCATCGGGAAAATTGTATACAACTTCTACGTTAACCATGGATGCTATGTTGGCAGAGCGCGGTTGGGAATTTGCTGGCGAAGGCTGGCGAAGAAATGACCAAGTCCGTTTTAGCGATTTCACTCAGGGGCGCTGGACTTTCAAGGATAGTGACTCGCCTGAAACACGCAGTATTTATCCAATTCCTCAGCCTCAGCTGAATTCTAACCCCAATCTGGATCAAAACCCAGGCTATTAA
- a CDS encoding glycoside hydrolase family protein, with protein sequence MKRTFFALVLAALSMVACSPKKIELPTTVSQLKMDEIYNEVKTPYKYGLVMVPDSNSYKMDCPTIFRHDDQWVMTYIIFDGRGYETHLALSDDLIHWKEQGAIMQFSDTTDWDVNQKAGYPSLIHYDWGSDYGIDTYDGKYWMSYFGGNSTGYEKGLLSVGMAYTSGDPATLHQWERLAVPVMTSKDADARWYDNSTIYKNFIIKDEERLTGHPFVMYYNARGDSINPDRGAERISMAVSDDMVNWKRFGDEPVLNHHKGITGDAVIQKIGDVYVMFFFRAYWPDGQTVVYNSFAASYDLVHWTEWNGQHLIEPSENYDDLFAHKAYVIKVDGVVYHYYNAVDKLGNRGIALATSKDLGKSPMTFNSTEESTVK encoded by the coding sequence ATGAAAAGAACATTTTTTGCATTAGTACTGGCAGCGCTTTCAATGGTTGCTTGCTCACCTAAAAAGATAGAATTACCTACAACCGTCTCTCAGCTGAAGATGGACGAAATTTATAACGAGGTGAAAACGCCCTATAAATATGGGCTGGTTATGGTGCCCGATAGCAATTCGTACAAAATGGATTGCCCGACGATCTTCCGTCACGACGACCAATGGGTGATGACCTACATTATTTTTGACGGTCGTGGTTACGAGACACACCTGGCGTTGAGCGACGACCTGATCCACTGGAAGGAGCAAGGTGCGATTATGCAGTTCTCGGATACCACCGACTGGGATGTCAATCAAAAGGCCGGTTATCCGTCGCTGATTCATTACGATTGGGGAAGCGATTATGGTATCGACACCTACGACGGGAAATATTGGATGAGCTACTTTGGTGGTAACTCAACCGGATATGAAAAAGGTTTGCTGTCGGTTGGGATGGCTTATACCTCAGGAGATCCGGCGACTTTGCACCAGTGGGAGCGTTTGGCAGTGCCGGTGATGACTTCGAAAGATGCAGATGCCCGTTGGTACGATAACAGTACAATTTATAAGAATTTTATCATCAAAGATGAAGAACGTCTGACCGGGCATCCGTTTGTGATGTACTACAATGCGCGCGGCGACAGCATCAATCCGGATCGCGGTGCTGAACGCATCAGCATGGCTGTTTCCGACGACATGGTCAATTGGAAGCGCTTTGGCGACGAGCCTGTTTTGAATCACCACAAAGGTATTACCGGCGATGCTGTCATTCAGAAAATCGGCGATGTGTATGTGATGTTCTTTTTCCGTGCCTACTGGCCCGATGGGCAAACGGTTGTTTACAACAGCTTTGCTGCTTCATACGATTTGGTGCATTGGACGGAATGGAATGGCCAGCACCTGATTGAGCCTTCAGAAAACTACGACGATTTATTTGCTCACAAAGCCTACGTCATCAAGGTTGATGGTGTGGTTTATCACTACTACAATGCAGTAGACAAACTGGGTAATCGCGGAATCGCTTTGGCCACTTCAAAAGACTTGGGCAAAAGCCCGATGACTTTTAATTCAACGGAAGAATCAACAGTGAAGTAG
- the galB gene encoding beta-galactosidase GalB yields MNKSTKRNIRLLMLLSLTGLIFSCQPKQLADRQNFDKDWKFMLGDDSLAFQAGYEDGSWRKLNVPHDWSIEGEFSADAPSTTEGGALPTGIGWYRKSFRLEKPTSNKNFYIDFDGVFCNSEVWINGHFLGKRPYGYISFRYDLTPYLNYGESENILAVRVDNSAQPASRWYTGSGIYRHVWLVEKNPVHVAHWGTFVTTPEVSETLAKVHLDIQLENTDTQEQEVLVKSSVLDSQGTVLAKAESTLTATNGISSLTQNFELNNPALWSPENPNLYQVKSEVFKEGKLVDEYNTPLGLRWFEFTPDKGFFLNGKPYKLHGVNQHHDLGALGAAVNTRAMERQLEILKEMGVNGIRMAHNPPAPELLHLCDKMGFLVINESFDEWKKTKAKKGYHLYWDEWHKRDLEDMILRDRNHPSIFVWSIGNEIPEQFDTTGIRITRELADIVKSLDTTRPITAALTETDPEKNNLYKSGALDLLSFNYKHEEYLKFPDRYPGECMLASENMSALSSRGHYDFPSDSVRIWPPAYNAPFDGNPDLTASSFDNCIAYWGATHEDTWAVVKNNDFIPGMFIWSGFDYIGEPLPYPYPARSSYLGIIDLCGFPKDVYYMYQSEWTDKTVLHLFPHWNWTEGQTVDLWAYYNNADEVELFVNGVSQGRKSKEKDQFHVMWRVPFHAGSVRAVSYKNGEKVAEQEIHTAGQAAKIELIADRNNIKADGSDLSFITVKVTDKDGNMVPDAANLINFNVDGEGFVAGVDNGYQASTDPFKASYRKAFNGMCLVIVQSTEHAGNIKITASSDGLESNSLTLTSN; encoded by the coding sequence ATGAATAAATCGACCAAACGAAACATACGTCTGTTGATGCTCTTGTCACTAACAGGACTCATTTTCAGTTGTCAACCTAAACAATTAGCAGATCGACAAAACTTCGACAAAGACTGGAAATTTATGCTGGGCGACGACTCGCTCGCGTTTCAGGCGGGTTATGAAGATGGAAGCTGGCGAAAGCTAAATGTGCCCCACGATTGGAGTATCGAAGGCGAGTTTAGCGCTGATGCGCCATCAACCACCGAAGGCGGGGCACTTCCAACCGGAATTGGCTGGTACCGCAAGAGTTTTCGTTTGGAAAAACCGACAAGCAATAAAAACTTCTACATTGATTTTGATGGTGTTTTTTGCAACAGCGAAGTCTGGATTAACGGTCATTTTTTAGGCAAGCGTCCTTATGGCTATATTTCATTTCGTTACGACTTGACGCCCTATTTGAATTACGGTGAAAGCGAAAATATCCTGGCTGTTCGGGTTGATAATTCGGCTCAGCCTGCTTCACGATGGTACACCGGATCCGGCATTTACCGCCATGTTTGGCTGGTTGAAAAGAACCCGGTTCATGTGGCACATTGGGGAACTTTTGTAACCACTCCCGAAGTTTCTGAAACGCTGGCGAAGGTTCATCTGGATATTCAACTCGAAAATACAGATACACAGGAGCAGGAAGTGCTTGTGAAATCGTCGGTTTTGGATAGCCAGGGAACAGTTCTTGCCAAAGCTGAATCGACATTGACGGCGACGAATGGAATTTCATCTTTGACCCAAAATTTTGAGTTGAATAATCCGGCACTGTGGTCGCCCGAGAATCCAAACTTATACCAGGTAAAATCGGAAGTTTTCAAAGAGGGAAAGCTTGTGGATGAATACAACACGCCACTTGGTTTGCGTTGGTTCGAATTCACGCCGGACAAAGGCTTTTTCCTGAATGGCAAACCTTACAAGTTACATGGTGTCAATCAGCACCACGACCTGGGAGCTTTGGGGGCAGCTGTAAATACGCGTGCGATGGAGCGCCAATTAGAAATTCTGAAGGAAATGGGCGTAAACGGCATTCGCATGGCACACAATCCTCCGGCTCCCGAACTGCTGCATTTGTGCGACAAAATGGGCTTCCTGGTGATCAACGAGTCTTTCGACGAATGGAAGAAAACGAAAGCCAAGAAAGGCTATCACCTGTATTGGGATGAATGGCACAAGCGCGATTTGGAAGATATGATTTTGCGGGACCGTAATCATCCTTCAATTTTTGTTTGGAGCATTGGAAACGAAATTCCAGAACAATTCGATACAACCGGGATTCGAATTACCCGCGAGTTAGCTGATATCGTCAAGTCGTTGGACACGACTCGACCAATAACAGCGGCTTTAACGGAAACTGATCCGGAAAAAAATAATCTCTACAAATCCGGAGCACTGGATTTACTGAGTTTCAACTATAAACACGAGGAGTATTTGAAATTTCCGGATCGTTACCCGGGCGAGTGCATGCTGGCGTCTGAAAATATGTCGGCTTTGTCATCCCGCGGGCATTACGATTTTCCTTCGGACAGCGTGCGCATTTGGCCGCCGGCTTACAATGCTCCGTTTGATGGAAATCCGGATCTGACGGCTTCTTCCTTCGACAACTGTATCGCCTATTGGGGAGCCACGCACGAAGATACCTGGGCGGTGGTGAAGAATAATGACTTCATCCCCGGCATGTTCATTTGGTCGGGCTTCGACTATATCGGCGAGCCTTTGCCGTACCCGTACCCAGCGCGCAGCAGCTATTTGGGAATCATCGACCTGTGCGGTTTTCCCAAAGATGTGTATTACATGTATCAAAGTGAATGGACTGATAAAACGGTGTTGCACCTGTTCCCTCACTGGAATTGGACCGAAGGACAAACCGTCGATTTGTGGGCTTATTACAACAACGCCGATGAAGTGGAACTGTTTGTGAATGGCGTTTCGCAGGGCCGGAAGTCGAAAGAAAAAGATCAGTTTCATGTGATGTGGCGGGTGCCGTTTCATGCCGGAAGTGTTCGGGCAGTGAGTTATAAAAACGGTGAAAAAGTGGCTGAACAGGAAATCCACACGGCAGGTCAGGCCGCAAAAATCGAATTGATCGCAGATCGCAACAACATAAAGGCAGATGGAAGTGATCTTTCTTTCATCACGGTGAAAGTGACGGACAAGGACGGAAATATGGTGCCCGATGCAGCCAACCTGATCAATTTCAATGTTGACGGAGAAGGTTTTGTTGCCGGGGTTGACAATGGTTACCAGGCCAGCACTGACCCATTTAAAGCCAGCTACCGGAAAGCATTTAATGGCATGTGTTTGGTAATTGTGCAAAGCACTGAACATGCCGGAAATATTAAAATCACGGCCAGTAGTGACGGTTTAGAATCGAATTCATTGACGCTTACTTCTAATTAA